In Sphingomonas sp. SORGH_AS_0950, the following are encoded in one genomic region:
- a CDS encoding TonB-dependent receptor has translation MKSVIKTVALLGAAWGTLAAVPAFAQTADQAAATPADNGPEQGLGEITVTAERRSENLNRVPVSVGVVSGSNLRAFQQGGEDILALSGRVPGLYAETTTGRIFPRFYIRGLGNIDFYLGASQPVSIIQDDVVLEHVVLKSNPVFDVDQVEVLRGPQGSLFGRNTTAGIIKFDTIKPTQSFQSRATASIGSYNTISMDAGVGGPLIRDVLAFRLSALVQHRDDWVDNVYSGPSADGTLTPKKDAMGGFTERDVRLQLLFTPTDTLSFNLSGHARWYDGTSTLFHRGAIKKGSRDVSAEPRDRVAYDEGRGNPQSYDTQGTSLRAAWDLGAAELTSITAYETTAGFSKGDTDGGAAANFPVNGVANGYGLSMGQVRGLDQWTQEVRLASTGSGPFKWQVGGIYFDSRDITDFYQRAFLIGANPNNWVRLHDVNTSWGVFGQVSYQATDRLTLTAGGRVSEDTKRTQLLRTADSAAGVSTYRGRRDVRLSDTQPSWDLSALYEVNPNLNVYVRAAQGFRGPTIQGRSAVFNSDFSTAGSETNLSFETGFKSKLFDNTLRLNAAAFAYRVKNIQLNGNDSDGNGVLLNADKAVAYGLEADAQWLPVRNLALSAGVSLLHSEIRDRNVSVQTCGLNGVMVCTVLNGPVTTRRIFGANAFFVPINGNPLPNAPEYNVNLAAKYDLPLSDGGKAFISTDWNLQGYTNFVLYRTKEFTSNGNFEGGLSIGYSAPNDDWSLSVFARNITNEKNLKGVIENYMAAVFNEPRIIGISFSGKYR, from the coding sequence ATGAAATCCGTTATCAAGACCGTGGCGCTGCTGGGCGCGGCGTGGGGAACGCTGGCGGCCGTGCCCGCCTTTGCCCAGACCGCCGATCAGGCGGCGGCCACGCCGGCCGACAATGGCCCCGAACAGGGGCTGGGCGAGATCACCGTCACCGCCGAGCGCCGCTCGGAAAATCTGAACCGCGTGCCCGTGTCGGTGGGCGTGGTCAGCGGTTCGAACCTGCGCGCCTTCCAGCAGGGCGGCGAGGACATTCTGGCGCTGTCGGGCCGGGTGCCCGGCCTGTATGCCGAAACCACCACCGGCCGCATCTTCCCGCGCTTCTACATTCGCGGCCTGGGCAATATCGACTTCTATCTCGGCGCGTCGCAGCCGGTGTCGATCATCCAGGACGATGTGGTGCTGGAACATGTCGTGCTGAAGTCGAACCCGGTGTTCGACGTCGACCAGGTCGAGGTGCTGCGCGGGCCGCAGGGCTCGCTGTTCGGTCGCAACACGACTGCGGGCATCATCAAGTTCGACACGATCAAGCCCACCCAGAGCTTCCAGAGCCGCGCGACCGCCTCGATCGGCAGCTACAACACGATCAGCATGGACGCCGGTGTCGGCGGCCCCCTGATCCGCGACGTGCTGGCCTTCCGCCTGTCGGCGCTGGTGCAGCACCGCGACGATTGGGTCGACAATGTCTATTCGGGTCCCAGCGCCGACGGCACGCTGACCCCGAAGAAGGACGCGATGGGCGGCTTCACCGAGCGCGACGTCCGCCTCCAGCTGCTCTTCACGCCGACCGACACGCTGTCGTTCAACCTGTCGGGCCATGCCCGCTGGTATGACGGCACCTCGACCCTGTTCCATCGCGGCGCGATCAAGAAGGGTTCGCGCGACGTCTCGGCCGAACCGCGCGACCGGGTGGCCTATGACGAAGGGCGCGGCAATCCGCAGTCCTATGACACGCAAGGCACCTCGCTGCGCGCCGCCTGGGACCTGGGTGCGGCCGAGCTGACCTCGATCACCGCCTATGAGACCACGGCCGGTTTCAGCAAGGGCGACACCGACGGCGGCGCGGCGGCCAACTTCCCGGTCAACGGCGTGGCCAATGGCTATGGCCTGAGCATGGGCCAGGTTCGCGGGCTCGACCAGTGGACGCAGGAAGTCCGCCTCGCCTCGACCGGCAGCGGGCCGTTCAAGTGGCAGGTCGGCGGCATCTATTTCGACAGCCGCGACATCACGGACTTCTACCAGCGCGCGTTCCTGATCGGGGCGAACCCGAACAACTGGGTCCGCCTGCACGACGTCAACACCAGCTGGGGCGTGTTCGGGCAGGTCAGCTATCAGGCGACCGACCGCCTGACCCTGACCGCCGGTGGTCGCGTCAGCGAGGACACCAAGCGGACCCAGCTGCTGCGCACCGCCGACAGCGCCGCCGGCGTCTCGACCTATCGTGGTCGCCGCGACGTGCGTCTGTCGGACACCCAGCCCAGCTGGGACCTGTCGGCGCTCTATGAGGTCAATCCGAACCTGAACGTCTATGTCCGCGCGGCGCAGGGCTTCCGGGGTCCGACCATCCAGGGTCGCTCGGCGGTGTTCAACTCGGACTTCTCGACCGCCGGTTCGGAGACGAACCTGTCGTTCGAGACCGGCTTCAAGTCGAAGCTGTTCGACAACACGCTGCGTCTGAACGCCGCCGCCTTCGCGTACCGGGTGAAGAACATCCAGCTGAACGGCAACGACTCGGACGGCAACGGCGTGCTGCTCAACGCCGACAAGGCGGTCGCCTACGGTCTGGAAGCCGATGCCCAGTGGCTGCCGGTGCGCAACCTGGCGCTGTCGGCGGGTGTCAGCCTGCTGCATTCGGAAATCCGCGACCGCAATGTCAGCGTCCAGACCTGCGGCCTGAACGGCGTGATGGTCTGCACCGTGCTGAACGGCCCGGTGACGACGCGCCGCATCTTCGGGGCGAACGCGTTCTTCGTGCCGATCAACGGCAACCCGCTGCCCAACGCGCCGGAATATAACGTCAACCTGGCGGCCAAGTACGACCTGCCACTGTCCGACGGCGGCAAGGCGTTCATCTCGACCGACTGGAATCTTCAGGGCTACACCAACTTCGTCCTGTACCGGACCAAGGAGTTCACCTCGAACGGCAATTTCGAGGGCGGCCTGAGCATCGGCTATTCGGCGCCGAACGACGACTGGAGCCTGTCGGTCTTCGCCCGCAACATCACGAACGAGAAGAACCTCAAGGGCGTGATCGAGAACTATATGGCGGCCGTGTTCAACGAACCGCGCATCATCGGCATCTCGTTCAGCGGCAAGTATCGCTGA
- a CDS encoding DUF47 domain-containing protein, with product MFAWFQRLLPKTGNFFELFEAQAATILAGAEATVRLFDAQGNTADEIAAVAAREHEADAITRDVLTSVRSTFLTPFDRASITSLIGSLDDTIDEMHAAATAIGLYRVTSFAPEMREMAAVAVEAAKLTVEAMPLMRDVARNGDRLHALTEELVRLEGRADEIHAAGLKRTLDECGERDTLRFVIEKEVYKHLERILDAFEDVADEIDGIVIDHA from the coding sequence ATGTTCGCCTGGTTCCAACGCCTCCTGCCGAAGACGGGGAATTTCTTCGAGCTGTTCGAGGCGCAAGCCGCCACCATCCTGGCGGGGGCCGAAGCCACCGTCCGGCTGTTCGATGCGCAGGGCAATACCGCCGACGAGATCGCCGCGGTCGCCGCGCGCGAGCATGAGGCCGACGCGATCACGCGCGATGTGCTGACCTCGGTCCGCTCGACCTTCCTGACGCCGTTCGACCGCGCCTCGATCACCTCGCTGATCGGTTCGCTGGACGATACGATCGACGAGATGCACGCCGCCGCCACCGCGATCGGCCTGTACCGTGTGACCAGCTTCGCGCCCGAGATGCGCGAAATGGCGGCGGTCGCGGTCGAGGCGGCCAAGCTGACCGTCGAGGCGATGCCGCTGATGCGCGACGTCGCGCGCAACGGCGACCGGCTCCACGCGCTGACCGAAGAGCTGGTCCGGCTGGAAGGGCGTGCCGACGAGATCCATGCGGCGGGCCTGAAGCGCACGCTGGACGAATGCGGCGAGCGCGACACGCTGCGCTTCGTGATCGAGAAGGAAGTGTACAAGCATCTGGAGCGCATCCTCGACGCGTTCGAGGATGTCGCCGACGAGATCGACGGCATCGTCATCGATCACGCCTGA
- a CDS encoding inorganic phosphate transporter, whose amino-acid sequence MHELAFPLLVGLILVALAFDYLNGLHDAANSIATVVATRLLPPVAAVGFAAFFNFAAYFLTVAFPSLHKVAETIGKGLIDQSIVTPAVIFGALGGAMAWNVITWLRGIPSSSSHALVGGLVGAGVAHAGMDAVKWAGLNKTLLAIVLSPMLGMMLAMLVMLASSWAMRRSSAGQAERSFRAMHLVSSAAYSLSHGLNDAQKTMGIITVLLYSTGRLSGPFEVPHWVAISCYVAIALGTMTGGWRIIETMGTRITKLSQHQGFSASTAGSIVIFCASALGIPVSTTHTITGSIIGAGVARRASAVRWGVAGNVVIAWIITIPASAVMGAGFYLLTRLF is encoded by the coding sequence ATGCACGAACTCGCCTTTCCGTTGCTGGTCGGCCTGATCCTGGTCGCGCTGGCGTTCGATTATCTCAACGGGCTGCACGACGCGGCCAATTCGATCGCGACGGTGGTGGCGACCCGGCTGCTGCCGCCGGTCGCGGCGGTGGGCTTTGCCGCCTTCTTCAACTTCGCGGCCTATTTCCTGACCGTCGCCTTTCCCAGCCTACACAAGGTGGCCGAGACGATCGGCAAGGGCCTGATCGACCAGAGCATCGTCACCCCCGCCGTCATCTTCGGCGCGCTAGGCGGGGCGATGGCCTGGAACGTCATCACCTGGCTGCGCGGCATCCCCTCGTCGAGCAGCCATGCGCTGGTCGGCGGGCTGGTCGGCGCGGGCGTGGCGCATGCGGGCATGGACGCGGTGAAGTGGGCGGGTCTCAACAAGACGCTGCTCGCCATCGTTCTGTCGCCGATGCTTGGCATGATGCTGGCGATGCTGGTCATGCTGGCGAGCAGCTGGGCCATGCGCCGGTCGAGCGCGGGACAGGCGGAACGCAGCTTCCGCGCGATGCATCTGGTCTCCTCGGCGGCCTATTCGCTCAGCCACGGGCTGAACGACGCGCAGAAGACGATGGGGATCATCACCGTCCTCCTCTATTCGACCGGGCGGCTGTCCGGCCCGTTCGAGGTGCCGCACTGGGTCGCCATCTCCTGCTATGTCGCGATCGCGCTGGGCACGATGACCGGCGGCTGGCGGATCATCGAGACGATGGGCACCCGCATCACCAAGCTGTCGCAGCACCAGGGGTTCAGCGCCTCGACCGCAGGGTCGATCGTGATCTTCTGCGCTTCGGCGCTGGGCATTCCGGTGTCGACGACTCACACCATCACCGGCTCGATCATCGGCGCGGGCGTGGCCCGGCGGGCCTCGGCGGTACGCTGGGGCGTGGCAGGCAATGTCGTGATCGCCTGGATCATCACCATCCCCGCCTCGGCGGTGATGGGGGCGGGCTTCTACCTGCTGACCCGGTTGTTCTGA
- a CDS encoding efflux transporter outer membrane subunit encodes MKRFLTLPLLACVSASISGCAVGPHDLDAHASLPPLAPAPVIAPATGPAQTVSATVAPQWWHAFGNAQLDALVAEALAHNNDVAVAQASLKQAQEQARATRGSLLFPQGGLNYQAQRTRVSNALSPAVADQNQQLYTLHTAQVSVSYDVDAFGGNRAQVRSAAARAEVERHQLDAARMTVAANLVTALIERASLAEQVAAAQTAVQVNRDILGALQQRQRLGAVGASDVSTQQAALATAEGALPPLVRAEAAQRTIIATLIGRPAGSALPPLPELAQLTLPTELPAIVPSDLVHRRPDVLAAEAQLRGAGADVGAAIAARLPSIQLSANAGGSAQNFGDMFKSGNPFWALLGGITQPLFHANALRHQQKAAEAALEGAKAQYRQAVLQAFGDVADSLTGLSTDAQALDAAQRASNAAGQALTFARRQLALGDVGTLQLLNATATDAQARSQLIQAKAARMTDSVALFQAAGGPVTGS; translated from the coding sequence ATGAAGCGTTTCCTGACCCTGCCGCTGCTGGCCTGCGTTTCGGCCAGTATCTCGGGCTGCGCCGTGGGACCGCATGACCTGGACGCACATGCCAGCCTGCCGCCGCTGGCGCCTGCGCCGGTGATCGCACCCGCGACCGGCCCGGCACAGACGGTGTCCGCCACCGTCGCGCCCCAATGGTGGCATGCCTTCGGCAATGCCCAGCTCGATGCGCTGGTCGCCGAGGCGCTGGCGCACAATAACGACGTGGCCGTCGCGCAAGCCTCGCTGAAGCAGGCGCAGGAACAGGCGCGGGCGACGCGCGGCTCGCTGCTGTTCCCGCAAGGGGGCCTGAACTATCAGGCGCAGCGGACCCGCGTGTCCAACGCGCTGTCGCCAGCGGTCGCCGACCAGAACCAGCAGCTTTATACGCTGCACACCGCGCAGGTCAGCGTGTCCTATGACGTCGACGCGTTCGGCGGCAACCGGGCGCAGGTCCGCTCCGCCGCCGCACGCGCCGAGGTCGAGCGGCACCAGCTGGACGCGGCGCGGATGACGGTGGCGGCGAACCTCGTCACCGCGCTGATCGAACGGGCGAGCCTGGCCGAACAGGTCGCCGCCGCGCAGACGGCGGTACAGGTCAACCGTGACATATTGGGCGCGCTGCAACAGCGGCAGCGGCTGGGCGCGGTCGGCGCCTCGGACGTCTCGACCCAGCAGGCCGCGCTGGCGACCGCCGAGGGCGCGCTGCCCCCGCTGGTCCGTGCCGAGGCGGCGCAGCGCACCATCATCGCGACGCTGATCGGCCGCCCGGCGGGATCGGCGCTGCCGCCGCTGCCCGAGCTGGCGCAGCTGACGCTGCCGACCGAGCTGCCCGCCATCGTCCCCTCCGATCTGGTCCATCGCCGTCCCGACGTGCTGGCCGCCGAAGCCCAGTTGCGGGGCGCCGGGGCCGATGTCGGCGCCGCCATCGCTGCACGGCTGCCCAGCATCCAGCTTTCCGCCAATGCGGGCGGCTCGGCACAGAATTTCGGCGACATGTTCAAGAGCGGCAATCCCTTCTGGGCGCTGCTCGGCGGGATCACCCAGCCGCTGTTCCACGCCAATGCGCTGCGCCACCAGCAAAAGGCGGCCGAGGCGGCGCTGGAGGGTGCCAAGGCGCAGTATCGCCAGGCGGTGCTCCAGGCGTTCGGCGATGTCGCCGACTCGCTGACCGGCCTGTCCACCGACGCGCAGGCGCTCGACGCGGCGCAGCGGGCGAGCAACGCGGCGGGCCAGGCGCTGACCTTTGCCCGACGGCAGTTGGCGCTGGGCGATGTGGGCACGTTGCAGCTGCTCAACGCCACCGCAACCGACGCGCAGGCCCGGTCGCAACTGATCCAGGCCAAGGCGGCGCGCATGACCGACTCGGTCGCGCTGTTCCAGGCGGCCGGGGGGCCGGTTACGGGGTCTTGA
- a CDS encoding efflux RND transporter permease subunit → MNRIVDFALRQRLLIVGLFFAMIVAGVIGFINLNIEAYPDPVPPMVEVITQTQGLSAEEMERNVTIPIEVQMAGIPHLTAIRAISLFGLSDIKIQFTYDYTNEQARQQVINRLSQLPPLAGGAQPTLSPTSPVGEIYRYRISAPKGYSVMDLKTLQDWVLQRRFKRIPGVIDVTGWGGKLRAYDVVIDQNRLNAHGVTVSQVLAALSKSDGNVGGQTINFGEQAAIVRGIGLIQSPDAIQNVLVGQAGGQPVLVKDVATVKIGNAPRMGIAGYNNDDDIVQGIVLMQRGAQSMPTIKAVQAEVANINDSGILPPGVHLERIYDRSDLINLTIHTVMENMVVGILLIFALQWLFLGNLRSAIIVAATIPFALAFAILILVLQGESANLLSVGALDFGLVVDACVIMVENIFRHMVERSTAVENGQGRYTLASRFGAVLGASSEVSRGIFFAAAIIIASFLPLFTLTGVEGHIFGPMAKTYAYAITGGLLATFTVAPVLSTLLLPDKLAETETFIVGKLRAVYEPAASFALRNKIVTIGGGLLMMGLAIVGVRSLGIEFLPHLEEGNMYIRATLPSSISLEAGEKVTNEVRKIIASYPETTAVLSAHGRPDDGTDATGFFNIEFFVPLKPFDSWPSGMTKEKLIEELSSRLAKKYPGVDFSFSQIIEDNVEEAASGVKGANSIKLFGPDLVTLEKLANQIKAQMAKVKGIEDLGVFEILGQPTVRIDVDRAKAARYGLTPDDINQTVAAAIGGQSPADLYEPGTDRHFPIIVRLKPAQRDSLESVRNITIGAPSPDGNGTIQVPLSEVANVKLTSGASFIYREHQERYVPIKFSVRGRDLGGAVEEARARINQNVHLPPGYHLEWAGELDNLKNAIARLEIVVPISLVLILLLLYANFGSMRDSLLAFSAIPMAIVGGVLALALTGTAFSISAAIGFVALFGIAVMDGILVVTTFNNAIDEGAPRENALANTVKNSLRPVVMTCLVAAIGLLPAALSHGIGSQVQKPLALVVVGGMTLAPVLILLVLPVLISRYSTRLPLSQRKKKHDPMVDDQDDTTISDSGVPA, encoded by the coding sequence ATGAACCGCATCGTCGACTTTGCGCTGCGTCAGCGACTGCTGATCGTCGGCCTGTTCTTCGCGATGATCGTCGCTGGCGTCATCGGTTTCATCAACCTCAACATCGAAGCCTATCCCGATCCCGTGCCCCCGATGGTCGAGGTCATCACCCAGACGCAAGGGTTGTCGGCCGAGGAGATGGAACGCAACGTCACCATCCCGATCGAGGTCCAGATGGCGGGCATCCCGCATCTGACCGCGATCCGCGCGATCAGCCTGTTCGGCCTGTCGGACATCAAGATCCAGTTCACCTACGACTATACCAACGAACAGGCGCGCCAGCAGGTCATCAACCGCCTGTCGCAGCTGCCCCCGCTGGCGGGCGGTGCACAGCCGACGCTGTCGCCGACCTCGCCGGTGGGCGAGATCTATCGCTACCGCATCTCCGCGCCCAAGGGCTATTCGGTGATGGACCTGAAGACGTTGCAGGACTGGGTGCTCCAGCGCCGGTTCAAGCGGATTCCGGGCGTGATCGACGTCACCGGCTGGGGCGGCAAGCTGCGCGCCTATGACGTGGTCATCGACCAGAACCGGCTGAACGCGCACGGCGTGACCGTGTCGCAGGTGCTGGCGGCGCTGTCCAAGAGCGACGGCAATGTCGGCGGCCAGACGATCAACTTCGGCGAACAGGCCGCGATCGTGCGCGGCATCGGTCTGATCCAGTCGCCCGACGCGATCCAGAACGTCCTGGTCGGCCAGGCGGGTGGCCAGCCCGTGCTCGTCAAGGACGTCGCCACCGTCAAGATCGGCAACGCGCCGCGCATGGGCATCGCCGGGTATAATAACGACGACGACATCGTGCAGGGCATCGTCCTGATGCAGCGCGGTGCCCAGTCGATGCCGACGATCAAGGCCGTCCAGGCCGAGGTCGCCAACATCAACGACAGCGGCATCCTGCCCCCCGGCGTCCATCTGGAGCGGATCTATGACCGTTCCGACCTGATCAACCTGACCATCCACACCGTCATGGAAAACATGGTGGTGGGCATCCTGCTGATCTTCGCGCTGCAATGGCTGTTCCTCGGCAATCTGCGCTCGGCGATCATCGTGGCGGCGACCATCCCCTTCGCGCTGGCCTTCGCGATCCTGATCCTGGTGCTCCAGGGGGAGAGTGCGAACCTGTTGTCGGTGGGGGCGCTCGACTTCGGCCTGGTCGTCGATGCCTGCGTCATCATGGTCGAGAATATCTTCCGCCACATGGTCGAACGCTCGACCGCGGTGGAGAATGGCCAGGGCCGCTATACCCTGGCCAGCCGCTTCGGCGCGGTGCTGGGCGCCTCGTCCGAGGTCAGCCGCGGTATCTTCTTCGCCGCCGCGATCATCATCGCCAGCTTCCTGCCGCTGTTCACCCTGACCGGCGTGGAGGGGCATATCTTCGGCCCGATGGCCAAGACCTATGCCTATGCCATCACCGGCGGCCTGCTCGCGACCTTCACCGTCGCGCCGGTGCTCTCGACGCTGCTCCTGCCGGACAAGCTGGCCGAGACTGAGACGTTCATCGTCGGCAAGCTGCGTGCCGTCTATGAACCCGCCGCGTCCTTCGCGCTGCGCAACAAGATCGTGACGATCGGCGGCGGCCTGCTGATGATGGGCCTCGCCATCGTCGGCGTGCGCTCGCTGGGCATCGAGTTCCTGCCGCACCTCGAAGAAGGCAATATGTACATCCGCGCCACCCTCCCCTCCTCGATCAGCCTCGAGGCGGGCGAGAAGGTGACCAACGAGGTGCGCAAGATCATCGCCAGCTATCCGGAAACCACTGCGGTCCTGTCCGCGCATGGCCGCCCGGACGACGGCACCGATGCGACCGGCTTCTTCAACATCGAATTCTTCGTGCCGCTCAAGCCCTTCGACAGCTGGCCGAGCGGAATGACCAAGGAGAAGCTGATCGAGGAACTGTCGAGCCGCCTCGCCAAGAAATATCCGGGCGTCGACTTCTCCTTCTCGCAGATCATCGAGGATAATGTCGAGGAAGCCGCCTCGGGCGTGAAGGGCGCCAATTCGATCAAGCTGTTCGGCCCCGATCTGGTCACGCTGGAAAAGCTGGCCAACCAGATCAAGGCGCAGATGGCCAAGGTGAAGGGCATCGAGGATCTCGGCGTGTTCGAGATCCTGGGCCAGCCGACCGTGCGGATCGACGTCGATCGCGCCAAGGCCGCGCGCTATGGCCTGACGCCCGACGACATCAACCAGACGGTGGCCGCGGCCATCGGTGGCCAGTCGCCCGCCGACCTGTACGAACCCGGCACCGACCGCCACTTCCCGATCATCGTGCGTTTGAAGCCCGCCCAGCGCGACTCGCTGGAATCGGTGCGCAACATCACGATCGGCGCGCCTTCGCCCGACGGCAACGGGACCATCCAGGTGCCGCTGTCCGAGGTGGCGAACGTCAAGCTGACCAGCGGCGCGTCCTTCATCTATCGCGAGCATCAGGAGCGCTATGTCCCGATCAAATTCTCGGTGCGTGGCCGCGATCTGGGCGGCGCGGTCGAGGAGGCGCGCGCGCGGATCAACCAGAATGTCCACCTGCCGCCGGGCTATCACCTGGAATGGGCGGGCGAGCTGGACAATCTGAAGAACGCGATCGCCCGTCTGGAGATCGTGGTCCCGATCAGCCTCGTGCTCATCCTGCTGCTGCTCTATGCGAACTTCGGATCGATGCGCGACAGCCTGCTCGCCTTCTCCGCGATCCCGATGGCGATCGTGGGCGGTGTGCTGGCGCTGGCCCTGACCGGCACGGCGTTCAGCATCTCGGCGGCGATCGGCTTCGTGGCGCTGTTCGGCATCGCGGTGATGGACGGCATCCTGGTCGTCACCACCTTCAACAACGCGATCGACGAGGGCGCCCCGCGCGAGAATGCGCTGGCCAACACCGTCAAGAACAGCCTGCGCCCTGTCGTCATGACCTGTCTGGTCGCGGCCATCGGCCTGCTGCCAGCCGCCCTGTCGCACGGGATCGGCAGCCAGGTGCAGAAGCCGCTGGCACTGGTCGTGGTGGGCGGCATGACGCTGGCCCCGGTGCTGATCCTGCTGGTCCTGCCGGTCCTGATCAGCCGCTATTCGACCCGCCTGCCGCTGTCGCAGCGCAAGAAGAAGCATGATCCGATGGTCGACGACCAGGACGATACCACCATCTCCGACTCTGGGGTTCCGGCATGA
- a CDS encoding efflux RND transporter periplasmic adaptor subunit produces the protein MHVNPADATLPETRRLSSAQQWRWIGIAAAVLVGALILITVIGKLTHKEETPPAPPPPGTLRLSREQLAAMPTVRVELGASGDQTMATGAITVDATRSTPVLMPYAGQVVRVLAEAGQAVRQGQPLLQIKTSDFVDARSGLFSARAAYQNAQAQLVAAQRNADRQQQIYETAGGALKDYQQAKVDLAAAQATARTAAASLGAARDKLAILGKSQGEINRLENVGEVAGIHDITTLHAPISGVVASRDVAPGQYVSQGGDKPVMTITDPSRVWLIAQVAESDAENVRVGDPVEVTTPAIPGRVFHATIDLVGAALDPQTHRLPVRASIPNPDKALKPQMFASFAIQHRGAGQAIRVPAAAVIHEGDAARVWIMRPDGLLVARDVTTGDSANGLVTITSGLKPGEKIVTSGALFVNEAGIGE, from the coding sequence ATGCACGTCAATCCTGCCGACGCGACATTACCCGAAACCCGCCGCCTGTCCTCCGCGCAGCAATGGCGCTGGATCGGGATCGCCGCCGCCGTGCTGGTGGGTGCGCTGATCCTGATCACGGTGATCGGCAAGCTGACCCACAAGGAGGAGACGCCCCCCGCCCCGCCGCCGCCGGGTACGCTGCGCCTGTCCAGGGAGCAGCTGGCGGCGATGCCGACGGTGCGCGTCGAGCTCGGGGCCTCGGGCGACCAGACCATGGCGACGGGCGCGATCACGGTCGATGCGACCCGCTCGACCCCGGTGCTGATGCCCTATGCGGGCCAGGTCGTGCGCGTTCTGGCCGAGGCGGGCCAGGCGGTGCGCCAGGGCCAGCCGCTGCTGCAGATCAAGACCAGCGATTTCGTCGATGCGCGCTCGGGGCTGTTCTCGGCCCGCGCGGCCTATCAGAATGCGCAGGCGCAGCTGGTCGCGGCGCAGCGCAATGCCGACCGCCAGCAGCAAATCTATGAAACCGCCGGCGGCGCGCTGAAGGATTATCAGCAGGCCAAGGTCGACCTGGCCGCCGCGCAGGCGACCGCGCGCACCGCCGCCGCCTCGCTGGGTGCCGCGCGCGACAAGCTGGCGATCCTCGGCAAGTCGCAGGGCGAGATCAACCGGCTGGAGAATGTCGGCGAGGTCGCGGGCATCCACGACATCACCACGCTGCACGCGCCGATCAGCGGCGTCGTCGCCTCGCGCGATGTCGCGCCGGGGCAATATGTCTCGCAGGGCGGCGACAAGCCGGTGATGACGATCACCGACCCCTCGCGCGTCTGGCTGATCGCGCAGGTGGCCGAGAGCGATGCCGAGAATGTCCGCGTCGGCGATCCCGTCGAGGTGACGACGCCCGCCATCCCCGGCCGCGTCTTCCACGCCACCATCGACCTGGTCGGCGCCGCGCTCGACCCGCAGACCCACCGCCTGCCGGTGCGTGCCTCGATCCCCAACCCCGACAAGGCGCTGAAGCCGCAGATGTTCGCCAGCTTCGCGATCCAGCATCGGGGTGCGGGTCAGGCGATCCGCGTCCCCGCCGCCGCCGTCATCCATGAAGGCGACGCGGCGCGCGTCTGGATCATGCGGCCCGACGGCCTGCTGGTCGCGCGCGACGTGACGACCGGCGACTCGGCCAATGGGCTGGTCACCATCACGTCGGGCCTGAAGCCGGGCGAGAAGATCGTCACCTCCGGCGCGCTGTTCGTCAACGAAGCGGGGATCGGCGAGTAA
- a CDS encoding YoaK family protein, whose amino-acid sequence MIRSDRRSWPLAIGLALLAGYVDAIGFQHLGGYFVSFMSGNGTMLAVHLVRPGPADGSVAMLAMLLALFVGGVMGGTLIRLVLPRGGQAAVLLLVALLLGLAGLDARLGWGMAVAMGAANATFERDGEVSIGVTYMTGTLVKIGQHLAQAVAGRERWRWLPYTLLWAGFVAGAGLGAWLYPFWGMAALHGAGIGALAAAAVAWRWRPAS is encoded by the coding sequence ATGATCCGATCCGATCGACGTTCCTGGCCCCTGGCCATCGGGCTGGCGCTGCTCGCGGGCTATGTCGACGCGATCGGGTTCCAGCATCTGGGCGGCTATTTCGTCTCCTTCATGAGCGGCAACGGCACGATGCTGGCCGTACATCTCGTTCGTCCCGGTCCGGCGGACGGGAGCGTGGCGATGCTGGCCATGCTGCTCGCGCTGTTCGTCGGCGGGGTGATGGGGGGCACGTTGATCCGCCTGGTCCTGCCGCGTGGCGGACAGGCGGCGGTGCTGCTGCTGGTCGCTTTGCTGCTCGGGCTGGCGGGACTCGACGCGCGGCTCGGCTGGGGGATGGCGGTGGCGATGGGTGCGGCCAACGCCACCTTCGAGCGGGACGGCGAGGTCAGCATCGGCGTCACCTACATGACCGGCACGCTGGTCAAGATCGGCCAGCATCTGGCGCAGGCCGTGGCGGGGCGCGAGCGGTGGCGCTGGCTGCCCTATACGCTGCTCTGGGCGGGATTCGTCGCGGGGGCGGGGCTGGGCGCGTGGCTCTATCCCTTCTGGGGCATGGCGGCGTTGCACGGCGCGGGCATCGGCGCGCTGGCGGCGGCGGCGGTCGCATGGCGCTGGCGTCCGGCTTCTTGA